The genomic interval AAAATATCTCGGCAATCACCGAGATATCTTCAAGCTCTACCAGTCTCGTAATATGCTGTTTAGGGATAATCACAATATGTAGTGTCCACTTTGGTTGAGTATGGTGAAATGCTAAAACCTTTTTAGTTTCACGCACCATTTTTACTACAATTTTGTTGTTGAGGACAAAATCACAATAAAAGTCATTAGTAATTTTAGATTGCATAAGAAACTATTGTTTAATACCACGAGAACATTTTGTATACTTATCTTTACCCTTATTTTTAACAGTCTTCAGGTGTTTTTGCTAGTTTGTTTCTGTCTGACTACTACCTATGTCTTTAAAAAAAGTATCTGCACTTATCATTTCTGTTTCTTTGCTTCTTGCTCTAATCCCTGCCACCCGAGCTGCTACTTTTCAAGACGTCCGTAGTAATGATTGGTTTTATCCTTACACCTATCAATTAGCAGCAGCAGGAATTATTGCTAATAATGCAAACTTTTTTCCCTATCGTCCGATTACTCGAGCAGAACTTGCTAAGATGGCAAGTAAAATTGCTGAATACCAAAGGGTCCTTACTTTAGCGTCTCCGGCGAATACTTTTTGTGATGTTGCTTTAAATGATTGGAGTAATCAATATATTCAGACTCTGTATAGTCGTGGTGCCGTGCAAGGTACTTCTTCTGGTTGTGCGCAAAGGCGAGTGTTTCATCCTAATGATTTTGTTACTCGTGCCGAAGCATTGAAAAT from Candidatus Abawacabacteria bacterium carries:
- a CDS encoding HIT domain-containing protein, whose protein sequence is MQSKITNDFYCDFVLNNKIVVKMVRETKKVLAFHHTQPKWTLHIVIIPKQHITRLVELEDISVIAEIFSVAQDIIKEFRLHESNYKIITNGGSFQDSQHLHFHLVSGKKHEVNE